A window of the Pogona vitticeps strain Pit_001003342236 chromosome 4, PviZW2.1, whole genome shotgun sequence genome harbors these coding sequences:
- the DND1 gene encoding dead end protein homolog 1: MATMLQVSAQKWSEEVNQTNKAALLAWVKETGIQLVQINGQRKYGGPPPGWAGSVPPSGTEVFIGKIPQDIYEDKLIPLFQSVGKLYEFRLMMTFSGLNRGFAYAKYMNRHSAQEAIVVLNNFEIQPGHPILVCRSTDKCELCIDGLASSVKEHQLLPLLQELTTGVLSLSLHPSPYKKQRQLAEVKYTTHQAAAIAKKSLVEGTLCLFGDQIEVDWLKPSIKQEVHKGAPVQDVPEILPFSHTRRDAPSQGPSEPADCHMLSAVGSVVDYLKLECEKRQLGPPQFYTKCVQRNPEGWLQFWYQVTIPSCPSPFSGLIWIKPDHSQLEDHEKVKNTVALQLLKVLGLPVV; this comes from the exons ATGGCTACTATGCTGCAG GTGTCCGCTCAAAAGTGGAGTGAGGAGGTGAATCAGACTAACAAAGCAGCTCTTCTGGCTTGGGTGAAAGAGACAGGAATCCAGTTAGTGCAGATCAATGGCCAGAGAAAATATGGCGGCCCTCCACCAG GCTGGGCTGGCAGTGTCCCACCATCTGGTACAGAGGTTTTCATTGGGAAGATCCCACAGGATATCTATGAAGACAAACTCATTCCTCTTTTCCAAAGTGTAGGGAAACTGTATGAATTTCGCCTCATGATGACGTTCAGTGGCCTTAACAGAGGTTTCGCATATGCCAAATATATGAACCGCCACAGTGCCCAGGAGGCCATTGTTGTGCTCAACAACTTTGAAATCCAGCCCGGCCACCCCATTCTGGTCTGCAGAAGCACAGACAAATGTGAACTCTGCATTGATGGCCTGGCTTCCTCCGTGAAAGAGCACCAGCTTTTGCCACTGCTTCAGGAACTCACCACAGGGGTGCTGAGCCTCTCTTTGCACCCCAGCCCTTACAAGAAGCAGAGACAACTTGCAGAGGTGAAATACACCACCCATCAGGCTGCAGCAATAGCCAAGAAATCTCTGGTAGAAG GTACTTTGTGTCTCTTTGGAGACCAGATTGAAGTGGATTGGCTGAAACCCAGCATAAAGCAGGAGGTCCACAAGGGTGCCCCAGTTCAGGATGTCCCAGAGATCCTACCATTCAGTCACACTCGGAGAGATGCCCCTAGCCAAGGGCCTTCTGAGCCAGCAGATTGCCATATGTTATCAGCTGTGGGCAGTGTGGTGGACTATCTGAAATTGGAGTGTGAGAAGCGACAGCTGGGGCCCCCTCAGTTCTACACAAAGTGTGTACAGAGGAATCCAGAAGGTTGGCTGCAGTtttggtatcaggtgaccataccCAGTTGCCCATCTCCTTTCAGTGGGTTAATCTGGATCAAGCCAGATCACTCTCAATTGGAAGACCATGAGAAAGTCAAGAATACAGTAGCCTTGCAGCTGCTGAAAGTGCTGG GGTTACCAGTTGTGTAA
- the WDR55 gene encoding WD repeat-containing protein 55, whose amino-acid sequence MAAPEPVSSDEEEVEHEPRLRDTPEDLSLEAAANTIAFHPCRDIIAAGDVDGDVYVYSYSCLEGGNKELWSSGHHLKSCREVSFSHDGHKLFTVSKDKAIHILNVEEGRLITRFSKAHSSGLNSLLVIDEHLFATGDDNGELKVWDLRKGTSIMEMKEHEEYISDIAVDGNKKLLLTTSGDGTLGVFNIKRRRFELLSEPQNGDLTAISLMKRGKKVACGSSEGTIYLFNWDGFGATSDRFALKAESIDCMLPITESIVCTGSTDGVIRAVNILPNRVIGSVGQHVGEPIEQLAKCHTSPFLASCGHDQKVKFWDISSLSSVIVDDYRKKKKSGQLKSLSHKAFGSGEDFFADLREEPASLEERDNMMESDSD is encoded by the exons ATGGCGGCGCCCGAGCCG GTATCTTCAGATGAGGAGGAAGTGGAACATGAACCTAGATTGCGAGACACCCCTGAAGACCTTTCGCTTGAAGCAGCTGCAAACACCATTGCCTTTCACCCCTGCCGGGATATCATAGCTGCTGGAGATGTGgatggtgatgtctatgt GTATTCATATTCCTGTTTGGAAGGTGGGAACAAGGAGCTTTGGTCTTCAGGACATCATTTAAAATCTTGTCGAGAAGTGTCCTTTTCTCATGATGGACACA AGCTCTTCACAGTGTCCAAGGATAAAGCCATTCATATCCTGAATGTGGAGGAAGGCCGTCTCATAACACGTTTCTCCAAAGCTCACAG CTCTGGTTTAAACAGCCTGCTGGTGATAGATGAACATCTGTTTGCCACAGGAGATGACAATGGGGAATTGAAAGTGTGGGATCTGCGCAAGGGTACCTCCATCATGGAAATGAAGGAGCATGAAGAATACATTAGTGATATTGCTGTGGATGGAAATAAGAAATTGCTGCTCACCACAAG TGGAGATGGAACTCTGGGAGTCTTCAACATCAAGAGAAGGCGCTTTGAGCTACTctctgagcctcagaatggagaTTTAACAGCCATCTCACTTATGAAG AGAGGAAAGAAAGTGGCCTGTGGCTCCAGTGAGGGGACCATTTACCTCTTTAACTGGGATGGTTTTGGGGCTACCAGTGACCGTTTTGCACTGAAGGCGGAGTCCATTGACTGCATGCTTCCCATAACAGAGAGCATTGTGTGCACAGGCTCCACTGATGGGGTCATCAG gGCAGTAAATATCTTGCCCAACCGGGTGATAGGCAGCGTTGGGCAGCATGTAGGGGAGCCTATTGAGCAGCTAGCCAAATGTCATACTAGCCCATTCCTTGCCAGTTGCGGCCATGACCAGAAGGTGAAATTTTGGGACATCTCTTCACTTAGCTCAGTAATTGTGGATGattacagaaagaagaagaaaagtggcCAGTTGAAATCTTTGAGCCATAAAGCCTTTGGCAGTGGGGAGGACTTCTTTGCAGATTTGAGAGAGGAGCCTGCAAGCCTAGAGGAAAGGGACAACATGATGGAGAGTGACAGTGACTGA